The stretch of DNA TATCGACCACGCGGAAGCCATCCGACGACGCCTCCTGCAGTGACGTGGGGCGGTGAGCGCCCCCACGGTGCACCTTTTTACGATCTTTGGCACGGCGGACACGTTCCATCAGCCGCCCCAAGGCCACATCGAACGCGGCGTACTTGTCTGAGCCGTCTGCTTCGGCCCGCACGACCGGGCCCTTGCCGATCAGGGTGAGTTCTACCCGATCCGGCCCGGTTGCCCCGTTCTTCTCGCCGTGCCTGCTCACCTTGATTTCAAGGGCAAGAGCTTTCTCGGCCAGACTCTCGACCTTTTCGGCTTTCTCTGTTGCGTAATCGCGAAAGCGATCAGTGATCCCTAGATTTCGTCCGACGATGTTTGTTTCCATGACGACCTCCAGATCTGGCGAAACGCCCTTCTCTGGGCGATGTTTCGCGCCTTTAGATCCACCGTAGCGGGGCCAGGCGCAGAAGTCACAGCATTTGCTGATCAGTTTGCTGGGAGTGCCGATGATCGGGGTAAAGCCGCTGGGTTTGAGCCAAAGTGGCGATACCAACGACCTCGCCACCCGCCTCGATCACGGCGCGTCGCGCCTCCCGAACTGTGGCCCCGGTCGTGAGAATGTCGTCGATGATGACGAAGCGGCGTCCGGCGAGAGAGCGGGGAGCATGGAGCGTTCCGCGCTTATTTCTGCTGCGCGCTTCGCGTCCGAGCCCGACCTGATCACGGATCATCCCGTGTTGTCTCAGCACGCGACTCGGCCGCAGCGCCGCCCGTTTCAGCAGGAGATTGACGGGGTGGTAGCCCCGACCCCGCCAGGCAGCGCGCGTGGAAGGAACCGTCACCAGTTCGATTCCGGGGCCGCCGGCGACGGCGGCGTTAATCGTCGCCCGGAGAGCTTCGCGGAGTGCCTCGGCCAGCGGCGAGGCGACATCGGTGCGCCCTCCCTCCTTGTACGCGCCGATCACCCGGCGCACGACCCCGTCATAGTTCAGGGCCGACCACACAGCGATGCCGTCGCGGTGGGTACGTTGGACCGCTGGAAGGAGTGCGGCACGGCAGTCAGCGCAGAGCGCTCGATCGGGCGCTTCGCAGCCCGGGCAACTCGTCGGCAGCAGTACAGCCCACGCGTCACGCAGCGCTGAAAGCAATCGACTCGGAATCACAAACGTAAGTCTGCACGTCGGCGCTGCGCCCGACCATGTCGGGGCGGCATCCGTGCACAACTTCGCTCTAGCGCGTGCCCTGCTGAGTCGCAATCAATCGCACCGAATCGATTCGTTCCTGCCACCCGCTTCCCCACTGAACCTGAAGTCCCGAGTCGACCGAGAGAGAGCGCAGATCACGCAGTATGTTGCCTCCGGTGATCGACACGCTCTCCGGTGCAGGCTCAAGCGGTGCGCTCATCCCACCGATCGTCTGAGCGATGATCTGCTCGGTTCCACTCGGCGTCGCACTCAGCGACGCGACCGTGAGGTTGTTGACCCAGGTGGCCCCCAAGGGCATGCTTCCGCTCGAAGCGAGGCTGAGCGGGTCGCCGAGGCTGACCGGAGCCAGCTTCTCCCGGTGGATCGCGGCCACAACAAAACGC from Leifsonia psychrotolerans encodes:
- the hpf gene encoding ribosome hibernation-promoting factor, HPF/YfiA family; translation: MARSLVSPLWLKPSGFTPIIGTPSKLISKCCDFCAWPRYGGSKGAKHRPEKGVSPDLEVVMETNIVGRNLGITDRFRDYATEKAEKVESLAEKALALEIKVSRHGEKNGATGPDRVELTLIGKGPVVRAEADGSDKYAAFDVALGRLMERVRRAKDRKKVHRGGAHRPTSLQEASSDGFRVVDITPASSETMERVRTGAIPILNDETVGEDVEEEYSPVVIRRKVFDSAPMTVDDALYFMELVGHDFYLFQDAQSLRPSVVYRRKGWDYGVIELGEVTELVELREAAVGRGR
- a CDS encoding phosphoribosyltransferase family protein, coding for MIPSRLLSALRDAWAVLLPTSCPGCEAPDRALCADCRAALLPAVQRTHRDGIAVWSALNYDGVVRRVIGAYKEGGRTDVASPLAEALREALRATINAAVAGGPGIELVTVPSTRAAWRGRGYHPVNLLLKRAALRPSRVLRQHGMIRDQVGLGREARSRNKRGTLHAPRSLAGRRFVIIDDILTTGATVREARRAVIEAGGEVVGIATLAQTQRLYPDHRHSQQTDQQML